The DNA window AGCACCCGGACCATCGCCGTGCTGGGGATGAAGGGCGACGGCGATGAGATGGCGCCCGCGCACGGCGTGCCGATGTACCTGGCCGCCCACGGATACCAGATCACTCCCGTGAATCCCAAGCTGGCCCGGGACGGCTACCCCGGCGCGGTCGCCAGCCTGGGCGACCTGACCGCCGCGCCGGACCTCGTGCAGGTGTTCCGCGGCTCCGACCAGGTGGCGAAGCACGTGGACGAGCTCCTGGCGCTCAAGCCCAGGGCCGTCTGGCTCCAGCTCGGCATCCGGAACGACGAGGCCGCCGCCCGGCTTCAGGAGGCCGGCATCCGCGTGGTGCAGGACCGCTGCATGTACAAGGACCACCACGCGCTCTCGGACGCGGGCGAGATCTGAGCGAGCGGTGGCGGTTCGGGAAGGACGAAGACGCGCGGAGGGAGCCATCCCCCCGCGCCTCTTCCGTCAACGTACCTCGATCGCGACTACCGGCGCCGTCCGTCGTCGATCGGTCCTTCGGTGCCCAGCGGCACGCCCGGCGGCACCACGCCCGCCTGACCCGCTGGCCGTAGCGCATCGTAAACCCACGCGGCGGCGAGCATCCCGGCGATCGGCGCGAGCCAGTAGATCCAGTGCCCGTCCCATCCACCTCCCGCCAGCGCCGGACCCAGCGTCCGGGCCGGGTTCATCGACGCGCCCGTCAGCGGCCCGCCCACCATCGCGCAGAAGCCGATCGTCACGCCAATCGCCAGCCCGGCCGCGCCCGCCGTGCCGCGCTCGTCCGTGGCCACGCCCATGATCACGAACATCAGCGCGAACGAAAGCAGGAACTCCACGCCGAAGGCCGCGCCGTGCGGCACCGAGGGAAGGCTGGCGCCCACGTCACCCACGCTGCCCAGCGCCGCGCGCGAGGCGAACGACGCCAGGGTGGCGCCCAGGCACTGCGCGACCGCGTAGGGCAGCACCTCGCGCACGGGGAACCGCCCGCGCGACGCCAGCCCGATGGTCACGGCGGGGTTGATGTGCGCGCCCGAAAGGTGCCCCAGCGAGTAGACCATCGCCGTCACCACGAAGGCGAAGGCGAGCGCCACGCCGGGGTGGCCCAGCGCGTCGGTCCGCGCATTGACCATCACGGCCCCGGGGCCGATCAGGACGAGAAAGAATGTGCCCAGCGCCTCGGCGCCGGCGCGTCTGTACAGGTCCGTCACGTGTCGTCTCCGGTGTCAGGGTCCAGCCGCGGCGATCGGCCGCGGCGCAGGTATTCGGCAACATCGTCGGGCAGCTCACTGCGGCGGATGCCCCCCGTCGCCCGCCCGGCCGCGCGGATGGCATCTACGGTCTCGTTCGGCTACGGCGCGTATCCCACCAGGTCGCCCAGGTGGTACGTCGCATCCACGTCGCCACGCGCGGCGATGGACGCCAGCACGGCCTGCAGCGCCGGGAGGTTGGCGTGGATGTCGGAGATCAGCGCGTAGCGCATGGAAACACGGACCCACAACGGGGGGTCGCGTGGATTCGGGCGGAAGGATACGGGGCGGGGCGGGGCCGGGGAAGAGGTGCCCGATGCTGGACGATGCGAAGAATTTCAGATGTTTGGCACGATCCTTCCCTTGGAGCGGCGCAAGAGGTGTCTCGTAACCCGTTGCAGATGCGCTATCTATGCTGAGAGCACGAGTCCGGGGAATGTCGCTGGCGCTGGCGATGGCGGCTACCCTGATCACCGCGCCGACGATCGCGGCGCAGGAGGACAGCACGTCGGCGCGGGCGGAGACGGAGGAGCGCAGAACCCCCTCCGGCCCATTCTCGCTGATCGTGGACCTGTCCGAGCGCGAGCTGTACGTAATGCGGGGCGACGAGGTGGAGCGGACGTACCCGGTGGCGATCGGAAAGCCGGAGCATCCCACGCCGCGCGGCGCGTTCAACGTCCGCCGGTTGATCTGGAATCCGCGGTGGGTTCCGCCCGATGCCGCGTGGGCGCGCAATCGCCGGGCGCGCGCGCCCGGCGACCCTCGCAACCCCATGGGCCGGGTGAAGATCTTCTTCCGCGCGCCGGACTACTACATCCACGGCACGCACCAGGAAGACTCGCTGGGCCAGGCCGAAAGCCACGGCTGCATCCGCATGCGCAACGCCGACGTGATCGAGCTTGCGCGGATGGTGATGGAGAACGGCGGCGCGCGACGCAGCCCCAGCTGGTTTCAGCAGGTAATCAACCGCGTGCGGTCCACCGCCGAGGTGGGACTTTCGTCGCCCGTCACGCTGCGGATTCGCGAGTAGCCGCGCGATCTTGACGTAGTCGACGGGGCCCAGTGGATGCGGGCCCCGTTCTCATTTCACCCGACTTCGCCCATGCACCTGGTCCAGATCCTGGTTCCGCTGCGCGACAACGACGGAAACCCCTTCCCCCGCGCGTGGCTGGACGCGCTGCGTCTGGAACTGACGGAGCGGTTCGGCGGCGTGACGGCCCACCTGCGTGCACCCGCGGCCGGCGCGTGGAAGGACGAGGAGGGCGATCTCGCGCGGGACGACGTGGTGACCGTCGAAGTGATGGCGGAAGAGCTGGACCGCGACTGGTGGTCCGCCTTCGGAAAGCGGCTGGCGAAGCAGTACCGCCAAGAAGAGATGATGGTGCGCGCTCTCCCCTGCGAGCGGCTCTGAGAGATCGGCCCACACGAGCCTCCGAAGCGCACCTGTCTTCCCGCCATGTGACCAAACCTGCCGAAGCGCACCTGTCTTCCCGCCATGTGACCGAACCTGCCGAAGCGCACCTGTCATCCAGCCATGTGCCCGCACCTGGCGAAGCGCACCTGTCATCCCGCCATGTGACCGAACCTGCCGAAGCGCACCTGTCATCCCGACGGAGCGGCCACGTGATAGGTGCGGCTGCATCACAGTTTGCAGCGACCGAGGGATCCGCCACGCACTCGCCCTGACGCACCGCACCGGGCCGTTGCGCAGACGTCGGGCTTTTGCGGCTCCCCCGCCTGTG is part of the Longimicrobium sp. genome and encodes:
- a CDS encoding MIP family channel protein yields the protein MTDLYRRAGAEALGTFFLVLIGPGAVMVNARTDALGHPGVALAFAFVVTAMVYSLGHLSGAHINPAVTIGLASRGRFPVREVLPYAVAQCLGATLASFASRAALGSVGDVGASLPSVPHGAAFGVEFLLSFALMFVIMGVATDERGTAGAAGLAIGVTIGFCAMVGGPLTGASMNPARTLGPALAGGGWDGHWIYWLAPIAGMLAAAWVYDALRPAGQAGVVPPGVPLGTEGPIDDGRRR
- a CDS encoding CoA-binding protein, which produces MEPVPQEAVEILKSTRTIAVLGMKGDGDEMAPAHGVPMYLAAHGYQITPVNPKLARDGYPGAVASLGDLTAAPDLVQVFRGSDQVAKHVDELLALKPRAVWLQLGIRNDEAAARLQEAGIRVVQDRCMYKDHHALSDAGEI
- a CDS encoding L,D-transpeptidase, yielding MSLALAMAATLITAPTIAAQEDSTSARAETEERRTPSGPFSLIVDLSERELYVMRGDEVERTYPVAIGKPEHPTPRGAFNVRRLIWNPRWVPPDAAWARNRRARAPGDPRNPMGRVKIFFRAPDYYIHGTHQEDSLGQAESHGCIRMRNADVIELARMVMENGGARRSPSWFQQVINRVRSTAEVGLSSPVTLRIRE